CGGGGAGGTTCAGGCTACCGTGGCGTCCGCGTGCATCCGTCCGGCACCTACTCCGCTGAGATTCAGACGGGCGGCGGCATGCGCCTCCGCCTCGGAACCTTCGACACCGCCCAGGAGggcgcccgcgcgtacgacgctgCGGCGTGGCGCCTCCTGCGGTCCCGTCAGGACATGAACTTCGCCGACGCGGGAGTGGGCACAGGAGTTGGTGCCTTTCCTGCGGCTtctcaccgacgaggatcgtcgcaaGCACCGGAGGCAGGAGCATCGTCTCAGGCTGGCCGAGATGGACGAGCAAGCTATGGCGCTGTGGAGCTATCGCTTCCCGCATGACATCATCAACGAGGAACAGTTCTTCACCGAGAGGAGGGCGGAGAGagcgaagaggagggaggagcgtgccgcctatcgcgaggacaagcgaaCGCGGAAGGCGGTCGCTAAATACAATGAAGCGCTAGGAGATGCGTCCTCCTGGGACTCCGGCGACAAGCGGTTCCTTGACGCCTACGCTCTGACGTTGgcggaggacatcaccgaggcaGAGTCCGAGTCGGACGAGTAGTAGTAGTTTTTCGTTTTATTTTGTATCGTAGAAGCAGGCTATGACGAACTATTTTATCTATCGTAGGAGAAGACTATGAACTATCTACGGAACCAAATATGTATCGAATCGTAGTAGGAAAAAACAGATGAAATATAGCACGCCTGCTGGAGCGGCGTGGGCGCGCTTTAATTTGCGGCGGCCGCTGGAGCCAGCGCATCGCCGCGCGCAAAAGCGGGCTAACCCGGCGCTGTATTGTGACTTTTAGCGCGCGACGCGTTGCGCGGCTGTTGAAGATGCTCTCAAGCAGGGACATGACAAATTTCAATACAATTTGACCCGGAGTGGGGTCTTTTCAGATATACCAGACACGCAGGGCCACTAATAATAGAAACCTcactggcttctctcaagagcataagtattacggtgggtgaacaaattactatcgagcaattgatataattgagcatagttatgagaatatctaggtatgatcatgtatataggcatcacgtccgcgacaagtagaccgaacgattctgcatctactactattactccacacatcgaccgctatccagcatgcatctagagtattaagttcataagaacagagtaatgctttaagtaagatgacatgatgtagagggataaactcatgcaatatgatataaaccccatcttgttatcctcgatggcaacaatacaatacatgtcgtttccctttctgtcactaggatcgagcaccgcaagattgaacccaaagctaaacacttctcccattgcaagaaagatcaatctagtaggccaaaccaaactgataattcgaagagacttgcaaagttaaccaatcatacataaaagaattcagagaagattcaaatattgttcatagataatcttgatcataagcccacaattcatcggtctcgacaaacacaccgcaaaagaagagttacatcaaatagatctccaagagaatcaaggagaactttgtattgagatccaaaaagagagaagaagccatctagctaataactatggacccgaaggtctgaggtaaactactcacacatgatcagagaggctatggtgttgatgtagaagccctccgtgatcaatgccccctccggcaggacgccggaaaaggccccaaaatgggatctcacgggtacagaaggttgcggcgatgaaactaggtttttgtggatgcttctgatggtttggggtacgtacgtatatataggaggaagaaatacgtcggtggagcaatgtgggctccacgagggtggagggcgcgcctgggggggggggggtaggcgcgccccctgcctcgtgctctcctcgttgattgctttacgtagactccaagtcctctggatcacgtttgttccgaaaatcacgttcccgaaggtttcattccgtttggactccgtttgatattatttttctgcgaaacactgaaataggcaaaaaacagctatttgggttgggcctccggttaataggttaggcccaaaaataatataaaagtgtataataaagcccattaaacatccaaaacagaatataatatagcatggaacactcaaaacttatagatacgttgaagacgtatcaagcatccccaagcttaattcctacttttcctcgagtacgtaaatgataaaaagagaatttttgatgtggaatgcgtcttagcataattttcaatgtaattctcttaattgtggtatgaatgttcagatccgaaagattcaagacaaaagtttaatattgacataaaaataataatacttcaagcatactaactaagcaattatgttttctcaaaataacatggccaaagaaagttatccctacaaaatcatatagtctggctatgctctatcttcatcacataaagtatttaatcatgcacaaccccaatgacaagccaagcaattgtttcatacttttggtgttctcaaacttttcaatcttcacgcaatacatgagcgtgagccatggacatagcacaatatgtggaatagaatggtggttgtggagaagacaaaaaaaggagaagatagtctcacatcaactaggcgtatcaacgggctatggagatgcccattaatagatatcaataggagtgagtagggattgccatgcaacggatgcactagagctataagtatacgaaagctcaacaaaagaaactaagtgggtgtgcatccaactcgcttgctcacgaagacctagggcattttgaggaagcccatcattggaatatacaagccaagttctataatgaaaaattcccagtagtatatgaaagtgataacataggagactctctatcatgaagatcatggtgctactttgaagcacaagtgtggtaaaaggacagtagcattgtcccttctctcttttctctcatttttttgtttgccttttctctttttttatgccccccctttttttagtccggagtctcatcccgacttatgggggaatcatggtctccatcatcctttcctcacttgggacaatgctctaataatgatgatcatcacacttttattttctttacgactcaagaattacaactcaaaacttagaacaaaatatgactctatgtgaatgcctccggcggtgtaccgggatatgcaatgaatcaagagtgacatgtataaaagaattatgaatggtggctttgccacaaatacgatgtcaactacatgatcatgcaaagcaaaatgacaatgatgaagcgtgtcatagtaaacggaacggtggtaagttgcatggcaatatatctcggaatggctatggaaatgccatgataggtaggtatggtggctgttttgaggaaggtatatggtgggtgtatgataccggtgaaaagagcgcggtattagagaggctagcaatggtggaaggaaggaagtgcgtataatccatggactcaacattagtcataaagaactcatatacttgttgcaaaaatctacaatttatcaaagcaaagtattacgcgcatgctcctaggggaatagattggtaggaaaagaccatcgctcgtccccaaccgccactcataaggaagacaatcaataaataaatcatgctccgacttcatcacataacggttcaccatacgtgcatgctacgggaatcacaaactttaacacaagtattcctcaaatacacaactactcaactagcatgactctaatatcaccatcttcatatcttaagacaattatcaagcatcaaacttctcatagtattcatcacactcacaagaatttttttactaatcttggatgcctatcataattaaagcaaattaccatgctgttttgtaggactctcaaaataatataagtgaagcataagagaacaatagtttctataaaacaaatccactaccgtgctctaaaagatataagtgaagcactagagcaaaaactatatagctcaaaagatataagtgaagcacatagactattctaataatttctgaatcatgtgtgtctctctcaaaaggtgtgtacagcaaggatgattctGGAAAACTAaaaaaagactcaaatcatacaagacgctccaagcaaaacacatatcatgtggtgaataaaaatatagctccaagtaaagttaccgatggacgaagacgaaagaggggatgccttccggggcatccccaagctttggctttttggtgtccttagattatcttggggtgccatgggcattcccaagcttaggctcttgctactccttgttccataatccatcaaatcttttacgcaaaacttgaaaacttcacaacacaaaactcaacagaaaatctcgtgagctccgttagcgaaagaaaacaaaacaccacttcaaggtactgtaatgaactcattctttatttatattggtgttaaacctactgtattccaacttttctatggtttataaactgttttactagccatagattcatcaaaataagcaaacaacacacgaaaaac
The sequence above is a segment of the Aegilops tauschii subsp. strangulata cultivar AL8/78 chromosome 6, Aet v6.0, whole genome shotgun sequence genome. Coding sequences within it:
- the LOC109740826 gene encoding uncharacterized protein, which encodes MPPRRRGGSGYRGVRVHPSGTYSAEIQTGGGMRLRLGTFDTAQEGARAYDAAAWRLLRSRQDMNFADAGDRRKHRRQEHRLRLAEMDEQAMALWSYRFPHDIINEEQFFTERRAERAKRREERAAYREDKRTRKAVAKYNEALGDASSWDSGDKRFLDAYALTLAEDITEAESESDE